One Chromobacterium paludis genomic window carries:
- a CDS encoding type 1 fimbrial protein, with amino-acid sequence MKRAFLKSVFSQAALGMILCLGVAGSALAADGVVYFSGSILAPTCSSQAEGVSGSVALQLSCEDTATVKRTVSAAVPAKSLNRYVAAVSMQAVGQQQSIMTLEYR; translated from the coding sequence ATGAAACGTGCATTCCTGAAGAGCGTGTTTTCGCAAGCGGCCCTTGGCATGATTCTGTGTCTGGGCGTGGCGGGTTCGGCGCTGGCGGCGGATGGCGTGGTGTATTTCTCGGGCAGCATTCTGGCGCCGACTTGCTCCTCCCAGGCGGAAGGCGTGTCGGGTTCGGTTGCTCTGCAACTCAGCTGTGAGGATACGGCTACGGTGAAGCGCACGGTCAGCGCGGCGGTTCCTGCGAAGTCTCTGAATCGCTATGTCGCGGCGGTGTCGATGCAGGCCGTCGGCCAGCAGCAATCCATCATGACTTTGGAGTACCGCTAG
- a CDS encoding fimbrial protein, translating into MKKLVLAMCVGLGMSGAVYAADGVVQITGQINGNTCQVNGTANGTLATVNVTLPTVSKSALAVKGATAGTTPFVLNLSQCTGTTAKTLFELGSTVDQSTGNLVNQANGGAANVQVGLLNSSFQPINITNNSASQSVSITNNAATLNYYAQYVATGAASAGAVNTSVMFSMQYN; encoded by the coding sequence ATGAAGAAGCTGGTTCTGGCGATGTGTGTCGGTTTGGGCATGTCTGGCGCGGTCTACGCGGCTGATGGCGTGGTTCAGATCACGGGACAGATCAACGGCAATACCTGCCAAGTGAATGGCACGGCCAACGGTACCCTGGCGACCGTGAACGTCACCCTGCCCACCGTTTCCAAGAGCGCGCTGGCCGTTAAGGGTGCTACCGCAGGCACCACGCCTTTCGTGCTGAATCTGAGCCAGTGTACCGGCACCACTGCCAAGACCCTGTTCGAGCTTGGCTCCACCGTGGATCAAAGCACGGGCAATCTGGTGAACCAGGCCAATGGCGGTGCTGCCAACGTGCAAGTGGGCTTGCTGAATAGCAGCTTCCAGCCGATCAACATCACCAACAACAGCGCTTCGCAATCGGTTTCCATCACCAATAATGCGGCCACGCTGAATTACTACGCCCAATACGTGGCGACTGGCGCCGCCAGCGCCGGCGCGGTTAACACCAGCGTGATGTTCTCGATGCAGTACAACTGA
- a CDS encoding fimbrial biogenesis chaperone — translation MMKRCLAGLAMLSCVAFQPAQANVVITGTRVVYSSDAREVTIKLSNPGPEPALVQAWTDRGNPKSTPDTADAPFVIMPPIFRVDAGKSQTLRMTFTQDALPQDRESLFWLNVLDVPPLPQKTDEAHNYLQIAFRSRLKIFYRPVGLPGTPDEAAGKIEWQLVKNASGKGYALRGHNGSGYHVSFNQTALLWHGREYKSDGGMINPQASADFELKGLASQPDGAVVVKFETINDYGAPVGHQVELKL, via the coding sequence ATGATGAAACGGTGCTTGGCCGGCTTGGCCATGCTGAGCTGCGTGGCGTTTCAGCCCGCGCAAGCCAATGTGGTGATCACCGGCACGCGGGTGGTGTATAGCAGCGACGCGCGCGAGGTCACCATCAAGCTGAGCAACCCGGGGCCGGAACCGGCGCTGGTTCAGGCCTGGACGGATCGCGGTAATCCGAAGTCCACCCCCGATACCGCCGATGCGCCTTTTGTCATCATGCCGCCAATTTTCCGAGTCGATGCCGGCAAGTCGCAGACCTTGCGCATGACTTTTACCCAGGACGCCCTGCCGCAGGATCGCGAGTCCCTGTTTTGGCTGAATGTGCTGGACGTGCCGCCGCTGCCGCAGAAGACGGACGAAGCGCACAATTACTTGCAGATCGCATTTCGTTCGCGACTGAAGATTTTCTATCGCCCGGTAGGCTTGCCCGGCACGCCGGACGAGGCGGCGGGCAAGATCGAATGGCAGCTGGTCAAGAATGCCTCCGGCAAAGGCTATGCGCTGCGGGGACACAATGGCAGCGGCTACCATGTTTCATTTAATCAAACTGCGCTGTTGTGGCATGGCCGCGAGTACAAGAGCGATGGCGGCATGATCAACCCGCAAGCCAGCGCCGACTTCGAGCTGAAGGGCCTGGCCAGCCAGCCTGACGGCGCGGTGGTGGTCAAGTTTGAAACCATCAACGACTATGGCGCGCCTGTCGGTCATCAAGTCGAGCTGAAGTTGTAA
- a CDS encoding fimbria/pilus outer membrane usher protein codes for MKPLSVLLLAVFSGQAWAADAAAAPSAPSSGETQFNPAFFGKTTDGKALDLSRFDKGNQPVPGTYRADVYVNQSWLGRRDVTLSQQGADVVPCLTRVMMEALGVDFSKLPSSGAAQPVTDGACAPLPAVVPGGRQNFDLSELKLEVSIPQRYLRGQARGYVDPQYWDAGAPLAGFLSYNANTYRYANAGQSRSQYFVSANAGLNVQGWRLRYSGALSQQELGGGQGSLRSYQGSSAYAQHDLTDWRAQLTIGDSLTPSDLFNSVSFRGVQIQSDDRMQPESLQGYAPVVRGVADTQARVSVRQNGTLIYETTVPPGEFKIDDLYNTGYAGDLNVTVTESNGRIKQFVVPYASVPQLLRPDARRYSLLAGRLRNDNLNRVPDFLQGTYQRGLNNSLTGYGGAIVSERYQQLMLGMAFNTRIGAFSVDAAQSNASGLPAGLHASKMSGQSYSVTYSKLLPSTLTNFTVAAYRYSTDGYLELSDFANLDNGAVVNRQRSRFQLNVDQPLPGNLGRLFLTGSAQNYWNRASSDVIYQAGYAKRLSWGSVSFSAGRTLNSLGLASTQYLLSLSLPLGKSASAPQLSASYASDSAQNRSGQLSLSGTAGEQHNFSYNVFGSNQHNGGASASSGGASVQYANSAATFNAAASGGNGSSQQSLGMSGALVFHPGGVTPAQTLGDSFAVIEAKGAEGAVVGNASGVTVDGSGYAVVPSLMPYRANEVSLDPKGLGDNVELQLTSSDVVPRAGSIVMLKFPTVLGQAMLVRLKLPDGQSIPVGSAVLDAQGHAVALVGQGGWVFLRGEQGQALRAKWGEGEGRSCGFHYQLPPVSAKTQRSGFARVEAPCDIASTPQADASSGR; via the coding sequence ATGAAACCGTTATCAGTCTTGCTGCTGGCGGTTTTCAGCGGACAGGCATGGGCGGCCGATGCCGCCGCGGCGCCGAGCGCGCCGTCCAGCGGTGAAACTCAGTTCAACCCGGCGTTCTTTGGCAAGACAACGGACGGCAAAGCGCTGGATTTGTCCCGCTTCGACAAGGGCAACCAGCCCGTGCCCGGCACCTATCGCGCCGATGTCTATGTCAATCAATCCTGGCTGGGCCGACGCGATGTGACCTTGAGCCAGCAGGGCGCGGACGTTGTGCCTTGCCTGACGCGCGTCATGATGGAGGCGCTGGGCGTCGATTTTTCCAAGCTGCCGTCCTCGGGCGCGGCACAGCCTGTGACGGATGGCGCATGCGCACCGCTGCCGGCAGTGGTGCCGGGAGGCCGGCAGAACTTTGACCTGTCCGAGCTGAAGCTTGAGGTCAGCATCCCCCAGCGGTATCTGCGCGGCCAGGCGCGCGGTTATGTCGATCCGCAATACTGGGATGCCGGCGCGCCGTTGGCGGGCTTTCTTAGTTACAACGCCAACACCTATCGATATGCCAACGCCGGACAAAGCCGCAGTCAGTACTTTGTCAGCGCCAATGCAGGGCTCAACGTGCAAGGGTGGCGGCTGCGCTACAGCGGGGCGTTGAGTCAGCAAGAATTGGGCGGCGGCCAGGGCAGCCTGCGCAGCTACCAGGGCAGCTCCGCCTATGCGCAGCATGATCTGACGGATTGGCGCGCCCAATTGACGATAGGCGATAGCCTGACGCCGTCCGATCTATTCAACAGCGTGTCCTTCCGCGGGGTGCAGATCCAGTCCGACGACCGCATGCAGCCGGAGTCGCTGCAGGGCTATGCGCCGGTGGTGCGCGGCGTGGCGGATACCCAGGCCCGCGTCAGCGTGCGCCAGAACGGCACGCTGATCTACGAGACCACGGTGCCGCCCGGCGAATTCAAGATAGACGACCTGTACAATACCGGTTATGCCGGCGACCTGAACGTTACCGTGACCGAGTCCAACGGTCGGATCAAGCAGTTTGTGGTGCCGTATGCCTCGGTGCCGCAGCTGCTTCGCCCAGACGCCCGCCGCTATAGCCTGCTGGCAGGCCGTTTGCGCAATGACAACCTGAACCGCGTGCCCGATTTCCTGCAGGGCACGTATCAGCGAGGATTGAACAACAGCTTGACCGGCTATGGCGGCGCCATCGTCAGCGAGCGCTACCAGCAGCTGATGCTGGGCATGGCTTTCAATACCCGCATCGGCGCGTTTTCCGTCGATGCGGCGCAATCGAATGCCAGCGGTCTCCCGGCCGGTCTTCACGCCAGCAAGATGAGCGGCCAGAGTTACAGCGTGACGTACAGCAAGTTGCTGCCGTCCACGCTGACCAACTTCACGGTGGCGGCCTACCGCTACTCCACGGACGGCTATCTGGAGCTGTCCGATTTTGCCAATCTGGATAACGGCGCCGTCGTCAACCGCCAGCGCAGCCGTTTCCAGTTGAACGTGGACCAGCCGCTGCCGGGAAATCTGGGCCGGCTGTTCTTGACCGGTTCCGCGCAAAACTACTGGAATCGAGCCAGCAGCGACGTGATCTACCAGGCCGGTTACGCCAAGCGCCTGTCCTGGGGCAGCGTGTCCTTTTCCGCCGGCCGCACGCTCAACTCGCTGGGACTGGCAAGCACACAGTACCTGCTGAGCCTAAGCTTGCCGCTGGGCAAGAGCGCCTCCGCGCCACAACTGTCCGCCAGCTACGCGTCGGACAGCGCGCAGAATCGCAGCGGCCAGCTTTCTCTCAGCGGCACGGCGGGCGAGCAGCATAACTTCAGCTACAACGTTTTTGGCAGCAATCAGCATAATGGCGGCGCTTCCGCCAGCAGCGGCGGCGCATCGGTGCAGTACGCCAATTCGGCGGCCACCTTCAATGCCGCGGCCAGCGGCGGCAATGGCAGCAGCCAACAGTCGCTGGGCATGTCCGGCGCCCTGGTGTTCCACCCGGGAGGCGTCACGCCGGCGCAGACGCTGGGCGACTCCTTCGCCGTGATCGAGGCCAAGGGCGCGGAGGGCGCGGTTGTCGGCAACGCCAGCGGCGTGACGGTGGACGGCAGCGGCTACGCCGTGGTGCCCAGCCTGATGCCGTATCGCGCCAACGAGGTTTCGCTGGATCCCAAGGGCTTGGGCGACAATGTCGAATTGCAGCTCACTTCTTCCGATGTGGTGCCGCGCGCAGGCTCCATTGTCATGTTGAAATTTCCCACCGTGCTGGGACAGGCCATGCTGGTGCGGCTGAAGCTGCCTGACGGCCAGTCGATTCCGGTAGGCTCTGCCGTGCTGGATGCGCAGGGCCATGCCGTTGCCCTGGTGGGGCAGGGCGGCTGGGTTTTCTTGCGCGGCGAGCAAGGCCAGGCGCTGAGGGCGAAGTGGGGCGAGGGCGAGGGGCGCAGTTGCGGTTTCCATTATCAGTTGCCGCCCGTGTCGGCCAAGACTCAACGCAGCGGTTTCGCCCGTGTCGAGGCCCCGTGCGACATCGCGTCGACGCCGCAGGCGGATGCTTCCAGCGGCCGGTGA
- a CDS encoding fimbrial protein, which yields MHARVKNWRRCCLGLLLALAMLPAWAGWNCQLINGRYPMTPTIALSGSYAVPRDMAVGSIIATFEWNPSSNSVLNCGYNSAPVSWTFSPAPLAPVGNGIYQTGVPGIGVRILHLDSDVLPYNGYLNGRTTYYLGSPQLTYQLIVTGPVSSGYVSASNLPGVRMVADTDLNVYNALPTGGVTITTQACSTPNVSVNLGQRTLQDFIGINQPMKPAAVGFNIAVNNCPSGMNAIQYQVDATTQVLNYSAGVVALDASSSAGGVAIQLKDGNGYPLQLGTPYSLNSYQPWRGGSYTIPLQATYYQTGSKVTGGKANTSVTFTMVYQ from the coding sequence ATGCATGCAAGAGTGAAGAATTGGCGTCGCTGCTGCTTGGGCTTGCTGCTGGCGCTGGCCATGCTGCCTGCCTGGGCGGGCTGGAACTGCCAATTGATCAATGGCCGCTATCCGATGACGCCGACCATTGCCCTGAGTGGTAGCTACGCGGTACCGCGCGATATGGCGGTGGGCAGCATCATCGCCACCTTCGAGTGGAATCCATCCAGCAACAGCGTGTTGAATTGCGGTTATAACTCGGCGCCGGTCTCGTGGACATTCAGTCCTGCGCCGCTGGCCCCTGTCGGCAATGGCATTTATCAGACCGGCGTGCCGGGTATTGGCGTGCGCATCTTGCATTTGGACTCGGATGTGTTGCCCTATAACGGCTACCTCAATGGCCGTACGACTTACTATCTGGGCAGCCCGCAGCTGACCTACCAGTTGATCGTCACCGGACCGGTTTCGTCGGGTTATGTCAGCGCGTCGAATTTGCCCGGTGTCCGCATGGTGGCCGATACCGATCTCAATGTGTATAACGCGCTGCCCACCGGTGGCGTCACCATCACGACCCAGGCCTGCTCCACGCCCAATGTGTCGGTTAACCTGGGTCAACGCACCCTGCAGGATTTTATCGGCATCAATCAGCCGATGAAGCCCGCAGCGGTGGGGTTCAATATCGCGGTCAATAATTGCCCTAGCGGCATGAACGCCATCCAGTATCAAGTGGACGCCACCACCCAGGTGCTCAATTACAGCGCCGGCGTGGTGGCGCTGGATGCCTCCTCCAGCGCCGGCGGCGTCGCCATCCAGCTGAAGGATGGCAATGGCTATCCTCTGCAGCTGGGCACGCCATACTCGTTGAATAGCTATCAGCCATGGCGCGGCGGCTCCTACACCATTCCTTTGCAGGCCACCTATTATCAGACCGGCAGCAAGGTGACCGGGGGCAAGGCCAATACCTCGGTGACTTT